The proteins below come from a single Nocardioides eburneiflavus genomic window:
- the sufC gene encoding Fe-S cluster assembly ATPase SufC has protein sequence MSKLVITDLHVNVETEDGPKEILKGVTLTINEGETHAIMGPNGSGKSTLAYSIAGHPKYTITSGTVTLDGQDVLALSVDERARAGLFLAMQYPVEVPGVSVSNFLRTAKTAIDGEAPKLRTWVKDVNGALERLNLDASFGTRSVNEGFSGGEKKRHEIAQLELLDPKVAVLDETDSGLDIDALKIVAEGVNRFRQREGKGVLLITHYTRILRYIEPDHVHVFVDGKVAESGGKELADQLEAEGYDKYLKANA, from the coding sequence ATGAGCAAGCTCGTCATCACCGACCTGCACGTCAATGTCGAGACCGAGGACGGCCCCAAGGAGATCCTCAAGGGCGTCACCCTCACCATCAACGAGGGCGAGACCCACGCCATCATGGGGCCCAACGGCTCCGGCAAGTCGACGCTCGCCTACTCGATCGCCGGCCACCCGAAGTACACGATCACCAGCGGCACGGTGACCCTCGACGGCCAGGACGTGCTCGCCCTCTCCGTCGACGAGCGCGCCCGCGCCGGCCTGTTCCTCGCGATGCAGTACCCCGTCGAGGTCCCCGGCGTCTCGGTCTCGAACTTCCTGCGTACGGCCAAGACCGCCATCGACGGCGAGGCGCCCAAGCTGCGCACCTGGGTCAAGGACGTCAACGGCGCCCTCGAGCGACTCAACCTCGACGCGAGCTTCGGCACCCGCAGCGTCAACGAGGGCTTCTCCGGTGGCGAGAAGAAGCGCCACGAGATCGCCCAGCTCGAGCTGCTCGACCCCAAGGTCGCGGTGCTCGACGAGACCGACTCGGGCCTCGACATCGACGCCCTCAAGATCGTGGCCGAGGGCGTCAACCGCTTCCGGCAGCGTGAGGGCAAGGGCGTCCTGCTGATCACCCACTACACGCGCATCCTGCGCTACATCGAGCCCGACCACGTCCACGTGTTCGTCGACGGCAAGGTCGCCGAGTCCGGTGGCAAGGAGCTCGCCGACCAGCTGGAGGCCGAGGGCTACGACAAGTACCTGAAGGCGAACGCCTGA
- a CDS encoding non-heme iron oxygenase ferredoxin subunit, translating into MTFERACALDEVQADQALAVTVGRYGLAIARDGDEVFAIENTCSHAEVALSEGEVADCQIECWLHGSMFDLRTGKPTNLPATEPVATFPVDVRGNDVYVDTETTLNGVTPA; encoded by the coding sequence ATGACCTTCGAGCGCGCGTGCGCGCTGGACGAGGTCCAGGCCGACCAGGCCCTCGCAGTCACCGTCGGCCGCTACGGCCTCGCCATCGCGCGCGACGGCGACGAGGTCTTCGCCATCGAGAACACCTGCAGCCACGCCGAGGTCGCCCTCAGCGAGGGCGAGGTCGCCGATTGCCAGATCGAGTGCTGGCTGCACGGCTCGATGTTCGACCTGCGCACCGGCAAGCCCACCAACCTCCCCGCGACCGAGCCGGTCGCCACCTTCCCGGTCGACGTACGCGGCAACGACGTCTACGTCGACACCGAGACCACCCTGAACGGAGTCACCCCCGCATGA
- the sufD gene encoding Fe-S cluster assembly protein SufD has translation MTVTDSVRSALEQTPELDKVESHLHPAGSYDVADHAVPTGREEIWRFTPLKRLRGLHADAEFMRSATSCTWNTPEGVRVEGVSGEEARSLRGISGLVPNTRWAARVLAEVPSSLLVDVPADTEVAEPIVVDLDGTDVTVTEGGHVALRFGAHSKAIVVLNHTGSSTVAAVVEVAVGDGADVTVVSIQDWADDAVHLSHHQARVGRDATYKHAAISFGGDLVRMDANVTYDGPGGSAELLGLYFADAGQHIEHRIFADHTAPRTKSHAVYKGALQGEKAHTVWVGNVLIRKVAEGIETYEENRNLVLTDGCQADSIPNLEIETGEIEGAGHASATARFDDNQLFYLQSRGVSEQEAQRLVVHGFFNDLIRQVGVPSIEQRLLTTVEAELAKNVLKDVGSLAAFGSDD, from the coding sequence TTGACCGTCACTGATTCCGTCCGCTCCGCGCTGGAGCAGACCCCCGAGCTGGACAAGGTGGAGAGCCACCTCCACCCGGCCGGCTCGTACGACGTCGCCGACCACGCCGTCCCGACGGGCCGCGAGGAGATCTGGCGCTTCACGCCGCTCAAGCGGCTCCGGGGCCTCCACGCGGACGCCGAGTTCATGCGCTCGGCGACCTCCTGCACCTGGAACACCCCCGAGGGCGTCCGCGTCGAGGGCGTCTCCGGCGAGGAGGCCCGGAGCCTGCGCGGCATCTCCGGCCTGGTGCCCAACACCCGCTGGGCGGCGCGCGTCCTGGCCGAGGTCCCCTCGAGCCTGCTCGTCGACGTCCCGGCCGACACCGAGGTCGCCGAGCCCATCGTCGTCGACCTCGACGGCACGGACGTCACGGTGACCGAGGGCGGTCACGTCGCGCTCCGCTTCGGCGCGCACAGCAAGGCGATCGTCGTGCTCAACCACACCGGCTCGTCCACCGTCGCCGCGGTCGTCGAGGTCGCGGTGGGGGACGGTGCCGACGTCACCGTGGTGTCGATCCAGGACTGGGCCGACGACGCGGTCCACCTCTCGCACCACCAGGCGCGGGTCGGTCGCGACGCGACCTACAAGCACGCCGCGATCTCGTTCGGCGGCGACCTGGTCCGGATGGACGCCAACGTCACCTACGACGGCCCCGGCGGCTCCGCGGAGCTCCTCGGCCTCTACTTTGCCGACGCCGGACAGCACATCGAGCACCGGATCTTCGCCGACCACACCGCCCCGCGCACCAAGTCGCACGCCGTCTACAAGGGCGCGCTCCAGGGCGAGAAGGCGCACACCGTCTGGGTGGGCAACGTGCTGATCCGCAAGGTCGCCGAGGGAATCGAGACCTACGAGGAGAACCGCAACCTCGTCCTCACCGACGGGTGCCAGGCCGACTCGATCCCCAACCTCGAGATCGAGACCGGCGAGATCGAGGGGGCGGGCCACGCCTCGGCGACGGCGCGCTTCGACGACAACCAGCTCTTCTACCTCCAGTCGCGCGGCGTCTCCGAGCAGGAGGCCCAGCGGCTGGTCGTGCACGGCTTCTTCAACGACCTCATCCGCCAGGTCGGCGTGCCGTCGATCGAGCAGCGGCTGCTGACCACGGTCGAGGCGGAGCTCGCCAAGAACGTCCTCAAGGACGTCGGTTCGCTCGCCGCCTTCGGATCGGACGACTGA
- the sufB gene encoding Fe-S cluster assembly protein SufB translates to MTSIEELNPELKGIGKYEFGWSDSDTAGAAATRGLNEDVVRDISGKKSEPQWMLDLRLKGLKLFHRKPMPTWGSDLSTIDFDNIKYFVRSSEKQATSWEDLPEDIKNTYDKLGIPEAEKQRLVAGVAAQYESEVVYHSIREDLEEKGVIFVDTDTALKEHEELFKEYFGTVIPVGDNKFAALNTSVWSGGSFIYVPKGVHVDIPLQAYFRINTENMGQFERTLIIVDEDAYVHYVEGCTAPIYSSDSLHSAVVEIIVKKGGRCRYTTIQNWSNNVYNLVTKRATCEAGATMEWVDGNIGSKVTMKYPAIYLMGEHAKGETLSIAFAGEGQHQDAGAKMVHAAPHTSSSILSKSVARGGGRTSYRGLIQVNEGAHGSKSNVLCDALLVDQISRSDTYPYVDIREDDVSMGHEASVSKVSDDQLFYLMSRGMEQDEAMAMIVRGFVEPIAKELPMEYALELNRLIELQMEGAVG, encoded by the coding sequence ATGACCTCCATCGAAGAACTCAACCCGGAGCTCAAGGGCATCGGCAAGTACGAGTTCGGCTGGTCCGACTCCGACACCGCGGGCGCTGCGGCGACGCGAGGCCTCAACGAGGACGTCGTGCGCGACATCTCGGGCAAGAAGTCCGAGCCGCAGTGGATGCTCGACCTGCGCCTGAAGGGGCTCAAGCTCTTCCACCGCAAGCCGATGCCGACCTGGGGCTCCGACCTGTCGACGATCGACTTCGACAACATCAAGTACTTCGTGCGCTCCAGCGAGAAGCAGGCCACCTCGTGGGAGGACCTGCCCGAGGACATCAAGAACACCTACGACAAGCTCGGCATCCCGGAGGCGGAGAAGCAGCGCCTCGTCGCCGGGGTCGCCGCGCAGTACGAGTCCGAGGTCGTCTACCACTCGATCCGCGAGGACCTCGAGGAGAAGGGCGTCATCTTCGTCGACACCGACACCGCGCTGAAGGAGCACGAGGAGCTCTTCAAGGAGTACTTCGGCACCGTCATCCCGGTCGGGGACAACAAGTTCGCCGCGCTCAACACCTCGGTGTGGTCGGGCGGCTCGTTCATCTACGTGCCCAAGGGCGTCCACGTCGACATCCCGCTCCAGGCCTACTTCCGGATCAACACCGAGAACATGGGCCAGTTCGAGCGCACGCTGATCATCGTCGACGAGGACGCCTACGTGCACTACGTCGAGGGTTGCACCGCACCGATCTACTCCTCCGACTCGCTGCACTCCGCCGTCGTGGAGATCATCGTGAAGAAGGGCGGCCGCTGCCGCTACACGACCATCCAGAACTGGTCCAACAACGTCTACAACCTCGTCACCAAGCGCGCCACCTGCGAGGCCGGCGCGACGATGGAGTGGGTCGACGGCAACATCGGCTCCAAGGTGACGATGAAGTACCCCGCGATCTACCTCATGGGCGAGCACGCCAAGGGCGAGACGCTCTCGATCGCGTTCGCCGGCGAGGGCCAGCACCAGGACGCCGGCGCCAAGATGGTCCACGCGGCCCCGCACACCTCGAGCTCGATCCTGAGCAAGTCGGTGGCGCGCGGCGGCGGCCGTACGTCCTACCGCGGCCTGATCCAGGTCAACGAGGGCGCCCACGGCTCCAAGTCCAACGTGCTGTGCGACGCGCTGCTGGTCGACCAGATCAGCCGCAGCGACACCTACCCCTACGTCGACATCCGCGAGGACGACGTGTCGATGGGCCACGAGGCGAGCGTCTCGAAGGTCTCCGACGACCAGCTCTTCTACCTCATGTCGCGCGGCATGGAGCAGGACGAGGCGATGGCGATGATCGTGCGCGGCTTCGTCGAGCCGATCGCCAAGGAGCTGCCCATGGAGTACGCCCTCGAGCTCAACCGCCTGATCGAGCTGCAGATGGAAGGCGCCGTCGGCTGA
- a CDS encoding helix-turn-helix transcriptional regulator: MEFTRTAASLDTDAPTRDRVARTILENGPSTAADLAGRLDLTPAAVRRHLDHLVAEGVVESREQKVYGTRGRGRPARVFALTEAGRDSFDQQYDDLAVQALRFLAETQGEDAVVEFARRRVAFVERDYAAVMAVDPDLSPAEALAKVFTQNGYAASVRELAPATGVSLPQLCQQHCPVSHVAHEFPQLCEAETEAIGAVLGTHVQRLATIAHGDGVCTTCIPQTPKKEKA; the protein is encoded by the coding sequence GTGGAATTCACCAGGACGGCTGCAAGCCTCGACACGGACGCGCCCACGCGCGACCGTGTGGCGCGCACGATCCTGGAGAACGGTCCGTCCACGGCCGCCGACCTGGCGGGCCGCCTCGACCTCACCCCGGCCGCCGTCCGGCGCCACCTCGACCACCTCGTCGCCGAGGGCGTCGTGGAGTCGCGCGAGCAGAAGGTCTACGGCACCCGCGGTCGCGGGCGACCCGCCAGGGTGTTCGCCCTGACCGAGGCCGGGCGTGACAGCTTCGACCAGCAGTACGACGACCTCGCCGTGCAGGCCCTGCGCTTCCTGGCCGAGACCCAGGGCGAGGACGCCGTCGTCGAGTTCGCCCGTCGTCGGGTCGCGTTCGTCGAGCGCGACTACGCGGCCGTCATGGCCGTCGACCCCGACCTGAGCCCGGCCGAGGCCCTGGCGAAGGTCTTCACCCAGAACGGCTACGCCGCGTCGGTGCGCGAGCTCGCGCCCGCGACCGGCGTCAGCCTGCCGCAGCTGTGCCAGCAGCACTGCCCGGTCTCCCACGTCGCGCACGAGTTCCCGCAGCTCTGCGAGGCCGAGACCGAGGCGATCGGCGCGGTGCTCGGCACCCACGTCCAGAGGCTGGCGACCATCGCCCACGGCGACGGCGTCTGCACGACCTGCATCCCCCAGACCCCGAAGAAGGAGAAGGCATGA
- a CDS encoding ABC transporter permease has translation MTSPTTDPTTRSTTTLERPEVRTTGLLAQSWAIARRNFLHIRRMPEMLLDVTIQPVMFVLLFAYVFGSSIDVATPAGYRAFLLAGIMAQTVAFASFIVAVGLTADLDKGIVDRMRSLPINPAAVLVGRSISSLAHSSIGLVVMSLTGLVIGWRIHTNVFEAALGYLLLLGWGFAMIWVGIWVGSAMRSVEAVNGVMFATMFPITFLANTFAPTDRMPTFLRFIAEWNPISSLTQAVRELWGNDQPLAEGAAFPMHHPIPFTIGWIILITAVVAPLAIRTFRARTAD, from the coding sequence ATGACCAGCCCCACGACCGACCCGACGACCCGCTCGACGACCACGCTGGAGCGCCCCGAGGTCCGCACGACCGGCCTGCTGGCGCAGTCGTGGGCGATCGCGCGCCGCAACTTCCTCCACATCAGGCGCATGCCAGAGATGCTGCTCGACGTCACCATCCAGCCGGTCATGTTCGTGCTGCTGTTCGCCTACGTCTTCGGCTCCTCCATCGACGTCGCCACCCCCGCCGGCTACCGCGCCTTCCTGCTCGCCGGGATCATGGCCCAGACCGTGGCCTTCGCCTCGTTCATCGTCGCGGTCGGGCTGACCGCCGACCTCGACAAGGGCATCGTCGACCGGATGCGCTCGCTGCCCATCAACCCCGCCGCGGTGCTCGTCGGTCGCAGCATCTCCAGCCTGGCCCACTCCTCGATCGGCCTCGTGGTGATGTCGCTGACCGGCCTGGTCATCGGCTGGCGGATCCACACCAACGTCTTCGAGGCGGCGCTGGGCTACCTCCTGCTCCTCGGGTGGGGCTTCGCGATGATCTGGGTCGGCATCTGGGTCGGGTCGGCCATGCGCTCGGTCGAGGCCGTCAACGGCGTCATGTTCGCCACGATGTTCCCGATCACGTTCCTCGCCAACACGTTCGCGCCCACCGACCGCATGCCCACCTTCCTGCGGTTCATCGCCGAGTGGAACCCGATCTCGTCGCTGACCCAGGCGGTCCGCGAGCTCTGGGGCAACGACCAGCCGCTGGCCGAGGGGGCGGCGTTCCCGATGCACCACCCGATCCCGTTCACGATCGGCTGGATCATCCTGATCACCGCCGTCGTCGCGCCGCTCGCGATCCGCACCTTCCGCGCCCGCACGGCCGACTGA
- a CDS encoding ATP-binding cassette domain-containing protein, which yields MTRAPAIEADGLVKHFGETVAVDGVSFEVPEGSVLGLLGPNGAGKTTTVRMMTTLTRPTAGTGRVAGHDITADPAGVRRSMGLTGQAATVDELLTGRENLRLIGSLYGLDAGYIRRASDELLERFSLADAGDRTAKTYSGGMRRRLDLAVSLIATPPVLFLDEPTTGLDPRSRVELWEVLRELVADGTTLLLTTQYLEEADQLADNIVVIDRGTVIAEGTPLQLKDQSGAAALVVTVSHARDLAAAEELLRPHVREVHVDAGSRQLTAPAEGLGHMTRVAGLFDQSEIVLDDIGLKRPSLDDVFLHLTGHRAEEHPDDTDQTAGEPAGEMTR from the coding sequence ATGACGCGAGCTCCAGCAATCGAGGCCGACGGCCTCGTCAAGCACTTCGGTGAGACCGTCGCGGTCGACGGGGTGTCCTTCGAGGTCCCGGAGGGCTCGGTGCTCGGGCTGCTCGGGCCCAACGGCGCCGGCAAGACCACCACGGTGCGGATGATGACCACGCTGACCAGGCCGACCGCCGGCACCGGGCGCGTCGCCGGCCACGACATCACGGCCGATCCTGCGGGGGTGCGGCGCAGCATGGGGCTGACCGGTCAGGCGGCCACCGTGGACGAGCTGCTGACCGGCCGGGAGAACCTCCGCCTCATCGGCAGCCTCTACGGTCTCGACGCCGGCTACATCAGGCGTGCGAGCGACGAGCTGCTCGAGCGGTTCTCGCTCGCCGACGCCGGCGACCGCACGGCCAAGACCTACTCCGGCGGCATGCGGCGCAGGCTCGACCTGGCCGTGAGCCTGATCGCCACCCCGCCGGTGCTCTTCCTCGACGAGCCGACGACCGGCCTCGACCCGCGCTCGCGGGTCGAGCTCTGGGAGGTGCTGCGCGAGCTGGTGGCCGACGGCACCACCCTGCTGCTCACCACGCAGTACCTCGAGGAGGCCGACCAGCTCGCCGACAACATCGTGGTGATCGACCGTGGCACCGTGATCGCCGAGGGCACCCCGCTCCAGCTCAAGGACCAGTCCGGCGCCGCGGCCCTGGTGGTGACCGTGTCCCACGCGAGGGACCTGGCGGCCGCCGAGGAGCTGCTGCGCCCCCACGTTCGCGAGGTCCACGTCGACGCCGGCTCCCGCCAGCTGACCGCTCCGGCCGAGGGGCTGGGCCACATGACGCGCGTCGCCGGACTCTTCGACCAGAGCGAGATCGTCCTGGACGACATCGGCCTCAAGCGGCCGAGCCTCGACGACGTCTTCCTCCACCTCACCGGCCACCGGGCCGAGGAACATCCCGACGACACAGATCAGACAGCCGGCGAGCCGGCAGGGGAGATGACCCGATGA
- a CDS encoding ABC transporter ATP-binding protein has product MPPASPAVEIDGLVMAYGDKVAVDGLSLDVARGSITAVLGPNGAGKTTTLETCEGYRAPQRGTVRVLGLDPQRDRSALLPRIGVMLQGGGAWSGVRAVEMLEHMAALHAHPLDTSMLVERLGLGDCGRTPYRRLSGGQRQRLGLAVALVGRPELVFVDEPTAGMDPQARRTTWELLEEIRTDGVTVVLTTHHMDEAEHLADRIHIIDRGTAIASGTPAELTRGGRSATIRLVVNRPFPDGAPESLRGDLGPQTEVRQLDEVSMLIHGPADASTLGRVSRWCEEHGVLPQTLNLGQRTLEDVFLELTGRELAP; this is encoded by the coding sequence GTGCCACCCGCCTCCCCCGCCGTCGAGATCGACGGACTGGTGATGGCCTACGGCGACAAGGTCGCGGTCGACGGTCTCTCCCTCGACGTGGCGCGCGGCTCGATCACGGCGGTCCTCGGACCCAACGGTGCCGGCAAGACGACCACGCTGGAGACCTGCGAGGGCTACCGGGCCCCCCAGCGCGGCACGGTCCGTGTGCTGGGGCTGGACCCCCAGCGCGACCGTTCGGCCCTGCTGCCGCGCATCGGTGTGATGCTGCAGGGCGGCGGCGCCTGGAGCGGCGTACGCGCCGTCGAGATGCTGGAGCACATGGCCGCGCTGCACGCCCACCCGCTCGACACCTCGATGCTCGTCGAGCGCCTCGGCCTCGGCGACTGCGGCCGTACGCCCTACCGCCGGCTGTCCGGTGGGCAGCGCCAGCGGCTGGGCCTCGCGGTCGCCCTGGTCGGGCGCCCCGAGCTGGTCTTCGTCGACGAGCCGACCGCCGGCATGGACCCGCAGGCCCGGCGCACGACGTGGGAGCTGCTGGAGGAGATCCGTACGGACGGGGTGACCGTCGTGCTGACCACCCACCACATGGACGAGGCCGAGCACCTCGCCGACCGGATCCACATCATCGACCGCGGCACGGCCATCGCCAGCGGCACGCCCGCCGAGCTGACCCGCGGCGGCCGCTCGGCCACGATCCGGCTCGTCGTCAACCGCCCGTTCCCCGACGGAGCACCCGAGTCGCTGCGGGGTGACCTCGGTCCGCAGACCGAGGTCCGCCAGCTCGACGAGGTCAGCATGCTCATCCACGGTCCGGCCGACGCCTCGACGCTGGGGAGGGTCTCCCGGTGGTGCGAGGAGCATGGCGTGCTCCCCCAGACCCTGAACCTGGGCCAGCGCACCCTCGAGGACGTCTTCCTCGAGCTCACCGGACGGGAGCTCGCGCCATGA
- a CDS encoding ABC transporter permease: protein MTPPRTDTPPTTFTPAPGSAPLARMVLAQARMEARLMLRNGEQLLLALVIPVIVLVGGVAAAGRLGSTLGGLGAVEVLTPGVLALAVMSTAFTSVAIATGFERRYGVIKLLGSSPLPRHGLLLGKALALLNVVALQLVVLVVVGLLLGWEPTLTHPVRTLLGLALAVGLGTAAFAALGLFVAGVLRAEATLALANLVYLLLMAGGGVVLPTSTYGAAGAVIQWLPSGALGEAMRTALVDAQVDGRSLLVLVAWAAVGTVLTARTFKWE from the coding sequence ATGACCCCACCCCGTACGGACACGCCCCCGACCACCTTCACACCCGCACCCGGCAGCGCACCGCTCGCCCGGATGGTGCTCGCGCAGGCGCGGATGGAGGCGCGGCTGATGCTGCGCAACGGCGAGCAGCTCCTGCTCGCCCTCGTCATCCCCGTCATCGTGCTCGTCGGCGGCGTCGCCGCCGCCGGCCGTCTGGGCAGCACCCTCGGCGGCCTCGGGGCGGTCGAGGTGCTCACCCCCGGCGTGCTGGCCCTCGCCGTGATGTCGACCGCGTTCACGTCCGTGGCCATCGCCACGGGGTTCGAGCGCCGCTACGGAGTGATCAAGCTCCTCGGGTCCTCGCCGCTGCCGCGGCACGGCCTGCTGCTCGGCAAGGCGCTGGCCCTGCTCAACGTCGTGGCCCTCCAGCTCGTGGTGCTGGTCGTGGTCGGTCTCCTGCTCGGCTGGGAGCCCACGCTCACGCACCCGGTCCGTACGCTGCTCGGCCTGGCCCTGGCCGTCGGCCTGGGCACGGCGGCGTTCGCCGCACTCGGCCTGTTCGTCGCCGGTGTGCTGCGCGCCGAGGCGACCCTGGCCCTCGCCAACCTGGTCTACCTCCTGCTCATGGCCGGTGGCGGCGTCGTGCTGCCGACCAGCACCTACGGTGCGGCGGGCGCGGTGATCCAGTGGCTGCCGTCGGGCGCGCTGGGCGAGGCGATGAGGACCGCGCTCGTGGACGCGCAGGTCGACGGCCGGTCGCTGCTGGTGCTCGTCGCCTGGGCAGCGGTGGGCACGGTGCTCACCGCACGGACCTTCAAGTGGGAATGA
- a CDS encoding COX15/CtaA family protein, which produces MRDTILDRLAPHLWPLAVANLLANIGIVVTGGAVRLTGSGLGCPTWPRCTDESYVAHGELGLHGAIEFGNRLLTFVLGAVALLCFLAALGAMHRRATRLSLLVGLGIPLQAGIGGITVLTDLNPWIVAGHFLLSMAMVMVCVALLDELRSPDRGPAPPLPRALAWATLASGWVALYLGTVVTGAGPHAGDTDSPRNGLDPATVSQVHAVSVYVLVALTVALLVVAVRGGHHWLARVTGLVLVVEVLQGVVGWVQYWLDLPVALVALHMLGAALLAAGLARVALAVLPHRVDREAVADGGPQPHAATRPV; this is translated from the coding sequence ATGAGAGACACCATCCTCGACAGGCTCGCGCCGCACCTGTGGCCCCTGGCCGTCGCCAACCTGCTCGCCAACATCGGCATCGTCGTCACCGGCGGCGCCGTCCGGCTGACCGGCTCGGGGCTCGGCTGTCCGACGTGGCCGCGGTGCACCGACGAGTCGTACGTCGCGCACGGGGAGCTCGGCCTGCACGGCGCCATCGAGTTCGGCAACCGGCTGCTGACCTTCGTGCTGGGTGCTGTCGCCCTCCTGTGCTTCCTCGCCGCGCTGGGCGCCATGCACCGGCGCGCGACGCGGCTCTCGCTCCTGGTCGGGCTCGGCATCCCGCTGCAGGCAGGCATCGGCGGCATCACCGTGCTGACCGACCTCAACCCGTGGATCGTCGCCGGGCACTTCCTGCTGTCGATGGCGATGGTCATGGTGTGCGTCGCGCTCCTCGACGAGCTCCGCAGCCCTGACCGGGGCCCGGCACCCCCGCTGCCCCGCGCGCTGGCGTGGGCGACGCTGGCCTCGGGCTGGGTGGCGCTCTACCTCGGCACCGTCGTGACCGGCGCCGGACCGCACGCCGGCGACACCGACTCGCCACGCAACGGCCTCGACCCGGCGACGGTGTCGCAGGTGCACGCTGTCTCCGTGTACGTCCTGGTCGCACTCACCGTCGCCCTGCTCGTCGTCGCGGTGCGCGGTGGGCACCACTGGCTGGCCCGCGTGACCGGCCTGGTGCTCGTCGTCGAGGTCCTGCAGGGCGTCGTGGGATGGGTGCAGTACTGGCTCGACCTGCCGGTCGCCCTGGTGGCGCTGCACATGCTCGGCGCCGCGCTGCTGGCCGCCGGCCTCGCCCGCGTCGCCCTGGCGGTGCTCCCCCACCGCGTCGACCGCGAGGCGGTGGCCGACGGCGGGCCGCAGCCCCACGCTGCGACCCGCCCGGTCTAG
- a CDS encoding class F sortase, translating to MTRTGALGVVAALVLGAAVLTGQGAANAAPDRLQVARTGTDAVVIKVPARGDTLAVGSRLRGAVYTWSKGDPPCDPTGSTVYAGHAWRAGNGVADRWGRLRRGDVVRVAGCRFEVTRREYWPAKRRMGSLYSVSGPARIVLVGCKPDDYSRRTVVFARKVGR from the coding sequence ATGACGCGCACCGGTGCGCTCGGCGTGGTCGCGGCACTCGTGCTCGGGGCAGCCGTCCTGACCGGTCAGGGTGCGGCCAACGCCGCCCCTGACCGGTTGCAGGTCGCCCGGACGGGCACGGACGCCGTCGTGATCAAGGTGCCCGCGCGCGGCGACACCCTGGCGGTCGGCTCCCGGCTGCGGGGAGCGGTCTACACCTGGTCGAAGGGCGACCCGCCCTGCGACCCGACCGGCAGCACGGTCTACGCAGGGCACGCGTGGCGCGCCGGCAACGGAGTCGCCGACCGGTGGGGCAGGCTCCGGCGCGGTGACGTCGTCCGGGTCGCCGGGTGCAGGTTCGAGGTCACCCGGCGGGAGTACTGGCCGGCCAAGCGCCGGATGGGCTCGCTCTACTCGGTCTCCGGGCCGGCGCGCATCGTGCTCGTGGGCTGCAAGCCCGACGACTACTCGCGGCGCACCGTCGTGTTCGCCCGCAAGGTCGGACGCTAG
- a CDS encoding heme o synthase, producing the protein MSHAGPDAAASARPSTGDDDTGPEGPKTWRDVVGAYVGLTKPRVIELLLLTTVPVMFFAARGIPDLDTVVWTVLGGTFSAGSASVFNCVYDRDIDEQMRRTRRRALPRHIVSPRAALVFGFVLGILSTVILYAGVNLLSAVLSVIAIAFYVFVYTMVLKRRTTQNIVWGGIAGCFPTLIGWTAVTGSLAWTPVVLFLVVFFWTPPHTWALALRYREDYRNVDVPMLPVVKPAREVGRQVVVYSWVMVATSLVLWPVAGTSLVYPVIAAALGAVFLVEAHRMWSRTKASEALGEINPMRLFHASNLYLSLLFVAVALDPLLGL; encoded by the coding sequence GTGTCCCACGCCGGTCCCGACGCTGCCGCGTCCGCCCGGCCGTCGACCGGTGACGACGACACCGGGCCGGAGGGTCCGAAGACCTGGCGCGACGTGGTCGGGGCCTACGTCGGGCTGACGAAGCCCCGCGTGATCGAGCTGCTCCTGCTCACCACCGTGCCGGTGATGTTCTTCGCCGCGCGCGGGATCCCGGACCTGGACACGGTCGTGTGGACCGTGCTCGGCGGGACCTTCTCGGCCGGGTCGGCGTCGGTCTTCAACTGCGTCTACGACCGTGACATCGACGAGCAGATGCGTCGGACGCGCCGCCGAGCGCTGCCGCGCCACATCGTCTCGCCGCGCGCGGCACTGGTCTTCGGCTTCGTGCTCGGCATCCTCTCGACGGTGATCCTCTACGCCGGCGTCAACCTGCTCTCGGCCGTCCTGTCGGTCATCGCGATCGCCTTCTACGTCTTCGTCTACACGATGGTCCTCAAGCGCCGGACGACCCAGAACATCGTGTGGGGCGGGATCGCCGGCTGCTTCCCGACCCTCATCGGCTGGACGGCCGTCACCGGGTCGTTGGCGTGGACGCCGGTCGTGCTGTTCCTCGTCGTGTTCTTCTGGACCCCGCCGCACACCTGGGCGCTGGCCCTGCGCTACCGCGAGGACTACCGCAACGTCGACGTCCCGATGCTCCCGGTGGTCAAGCCCGCCCGTGAGGTCGGCCGGCAGGTCGTCGTCTACAGCTGGGTGATGGTCGCGACCTCGCTGGTCCTCTGGCCGGTCGCGGGCACGAGCCTGGTCTACCCGGTCATCGCCGCCGCGCTGGGAGCGGTCTTCCTCGTCGAGGCGCACCGGATGTGGTCGCGCACCAAGGCGTCCGAGGCCCTCGGCGAGATCAACCCGATGCGGCTCTTCCACGCCTCGAACCTCTACCTGTCGCTGCTCTTCGTCGCCGTGGCACTGGATCCCCTGCTCGGCCTCTAG